The DNA segment CCTCTGGTGATGTGAATGCGGTGCATTTTGTCCATAGTTCTTGGTTGAATTTTTCCTCTAGCAAGGCTCAGTCAAATTCAGCTAAAACTACACGATCGCGCAGGATTTTTTATAATTTTTACCAGTGGTTGTACACCGTTTTAAATGCACGTTGGGAAAAAAAGGCTTTTCGTCGCGCACGCGTGGTAGTGGCTGTTTCTAGTCGGGTGGCTGAGGATTTGCAAGCCATCGGTGTAGCACCAGAAAGGATTCGGGTAATTGTTAATGGTGTGGATTTGCAGGAATTTTCACCGGGAAATAATCAGCGTTCACGGTGGGGATTACCGGCAGGAGTTCCTTTAGCTCTATTTGCTGGTGATATTAGAATCTCCCGTAAGAACTTGGATACAGTCCTGAAAGCTTTAGTTAATGTGCCAGATTTACATCTAGCAGTTGCGGGAATTACGGAAGGAAGTCCATATCTTCAGTTAGCGCAATCCCTGGGATTGGATGAAAGAGTACATTTTTTAGGACTGCGGCGGGATGTTCCCGAACTGATGAAAGCCGTAGATTTTTTCGTGTTCCCTTCACGTTATGAGCCTTTCGGCTTGGTGGTGATTGAAGCGATGGCTTCTGGTTTACCTGTGATTACTGCTAGTTCCACAGGTGCAGCAGATTTGTTAACGCCGGAATCTGGAATAGTTTTAGCGGATTCAGACGATGTAGAAGCTTTGGCGCAAGCGTTGTCTTTATTAGCAAGCGATCGCACTTTAAGAGAACAAATGGGACAAGTTGCCCGCACCATAGCCGAGCAACACAGTTGGACAAATATGGCACAGCGTTATATAGATTTATTCGAGGAGTTGCACCAGTAATGAAAATTACAGTCATTGTGCCTACTTACCGCCGTACCAAAGACCTAACACGCTGCTTGGAGTCATTAGAAAAGCAATCTCGACCAGCCGATGAGGTATTGGTGGTAGTCCGAGATACTGATGTGGAGACTTGGCAATTTCTGGAAACCATCGCGCCTCACTCTTTACCCTTACACACGACAACGGTACGCGTTCCTGGTGTAGTCGCAGCGATGAATGCAGGATTAGATATAGCCCAAGGAGATATCATTGCTTTTACAGATGATGATGCAGCTCCCCACAGTAATTGGTTAGCGCAAATTGAAACCCACTTTCTCGCCCATGAACAGATTGCCGGTGTTGGTGGACGGGATTGGGTATATCATGGCGATCGCCTAGAAGATGGTACTTGCCCAGTAGTTGGTCAGGTTCATTGGTTTGGCCGAGTGATTGGTAATCACCATATAGGTATAGGAAAACCCCGCGAGGTCGATGTTCTCAAGGGAGTTAATATGAGCTTTCGGCGATCGGCTGTCCACGGATTACGTTTTGATCAACGAATGCTCGGTACAGGCGCACAGGTTCACTTCGAGGTAGCCTTTTGTCTAGCCTTAAAGCGGGCTGGTTGGAAGCTCATCTACGACCCCCAAATCGGAGTAAACCATTATCCGGCGCAGCGATTTGATGAAGACCAGCGTCAAAGCTTCAATCATCTGGCTGTAACTAATGCCGTCCACAACGAAACATTAGCCTTATTAGAACACCTATCACCAACTCAACAATTAACATTTCTGCTTTGGGCAACCTTGGTGGGTACTAGAGACTCTATGGGTTTGATTCAATTTTTACGCTTTTTACCGAGCGATCGCGCCTTAGCAGGGCAAAAGTTATTAGCAGCTTGGTATGGTCGCTGGCGCGGTTGGCGAACCTGGCAAAGTTCAATTCGCTTTGCTCAAATTAAAAATT comes from the Nostoc sp. PCC 7120 = FACHB-418 genome and includes:
- a CDS encoding glycosyltransferase family 4 protein, translating into MRLGIVTHNVIKGDGQGRVNYEIAQEAIRRGHRVILLASQVAPELQQSEQVNWVAISVKQWPTELLRNLIFAFISANWLHKHRSQVDLVKINGAITHASGDVNAVHFVHSSWLNFSSSKAQSNSAKTTRSRRIFYNFYQWLYTVLNARWEKKAFRRARVVVAVSSRVAEDLQAIGVAPERIRVIVNGVDLQEFSPGNNQRSRWGLPAGVPLALFAGDIRISRKNLDTVLKALVNVPDLHLAVAGITEGSPYLQLAQSLGLDERVHFLGLRRDVPELMKAVDFFVFPSRYEPFGLVVIEAMASGLPVITASSTGAADLLTPESGIVLADSDDVEALAQALSLLASDRTLREQMGQVARTIAEQHSWTNMAQRYIDLFEELHQ
- a CDS encoding glycosyltransferase family 2 protein encodes the protein MKITVIVPTYRRTKDLTRCLESLEKQSRPADEVLVVVRDTDVETWQFLETIAPHSLPLHTTTVRVPGVVAAMNAGLDIAQGDIIAFTDDDAAPHSNWLAQIETHFLAHEQIAGVGGRDWVYHGDRLEDGTCPVVGQVHWFGRVIGNHHIGIGKPREVDVLKGVNMSFRRSAVHGLRFDQRMLGTGAQVHFEVAFCLALKRAGWKLIYDPQIGVNHYPAQRFDEDQRQSFNHLAVTNAVHNETLALLEHLSPTQQLTFLLWATLVGTRDSMGLIQFLRFLPSDRALAGQKLLAAWYGRWRGWRTWQSSIRFAQIKN